From Methanococcus maripaludis, the proteins below share one genomic window:
- a CDS encoding Rpp14/Pop5 family protein has protein sequence MLKTLPPTLREKKRYVALEIIYEMELSQKDVISVVRNALLNYSGVLGCSKTNPWLIDYNHPYGILRISREEVDTLRSSLSLMGEHKKKPINIRIIGISNSVKHIREKFLHVPHEPYYKVIQKLKRKGPKK, from the coding sequence ATGTTAAAAACACTACCTCCAACATTAAGAGAAAAAAAACGATACGTAGCACTTGAGATTATTTACGAGATGGAACTATCTCAAAAAGACGTAATATCTGTTGTTAGAAATGCTTTATTGAACTATTCAGGAGTTTTGGGTTGTTCAAAAACGAATCCATGGTTAATTGATTACAACCATCCGTATGGAATACTTCGAATTTCACGAGAAGAAGTCGATACTTTAAGAAGTTCACTAAGTTTAATGGGTGAACATAAAAAAAAGCCGATAAACATACGTATAATTGGAATTTCAAACTCTGTAAAACACATTCGTGAGAAATTTTTGCACGTGCCCCACGAACCGTACTATAAAGTTATACAAAAATTAAAAAGAAAAGGCCCAAAAAAGTAA
- the nadC gene encoding carboxylating nicotinate-nucleotide diphosphorylase, whose translation MLKNHALRILEESLDYDVGFGDLTTELMIPKNQESEAVFIAKEKSIICGIDFVIEFMEKNGLTCTPLVNEGDNVIGPFLKVKGNTKTIITLERTALNFLMHLSGISTKTNRIINEVRKINKTVKIAATRKTHPLLSMIEKYAVFVGGGDTHRFRLDDMVMIKDNHIQAVGIDECFKRAEKLSFSKKIEVEVDNLDQLKKVIEYKPDIILLDNFEFKNIETALNIVSEFGKKTGFKPKIELSGGINENNVEKYAKYNVDVISMGSLIHSATSVDIGLDLL comes from the coding sequence GTGTTGAAAAATCATGCTTTAAGGATATTGGAAGAATCACTCGATTATGATGTAGGTTTTGGAGACCTGACTACAGAATTAATGATACCTAAAAATCAGGAATCAGAAGCAGTATTTATTGCTAAAGAAAAATCTATAATCTGTGGAATTGATTTTGTAATTGAATTTATGGAAAAAAACGGATTAACCTGTACTCCATTGGTAAATGAAGGCGATAATGTTATTGGACCTTTTTTAAAAGTTAAGGGAAACACAAAAACGATAATAACTCTCGAAAGGACAGCGTTAAACTTTTTAATGCACCTTTCTGGAATTTCAACTAAAACTAACAGGATAATTAACGAAGTAAGAAAAATTAATAAAACTGTAAAAATTGCAGCAACGAGAAAAACTCACCCGCTACTTTCAATGATCGAAAAATATGCAGTTTTTGTTGGCGGTGGGGATACCCACAGATTCAGGCTTGATGACATGGTAATGATTAAAGATAACCACATTCAGGCAGTTGGAATTGATGAATGTTTTAAAAGAGCTGAAAAATTAAGCTTTTCTAAAAAAATTGAAGTAGAAGTTGATAATCTCGATCAGTTGAAAAAAGTAATCGAATATAAGCCTGACATAATACTTCTCGACAATTTTGAATTTAAAAATATAGAAACTGCATTAAATATCGTTTCAGAATTTGGAAAGAAAACCGGGTTTAAACCAAAAATTGAACTTAGCGGCGGAATAAATGAAAATAACGTAGAAAAATATGCAAAATATAATGTAGACGTTATTTCAATGGGTTCATTAATTCATTCGGCCACTTCTGTTGATATCGGACTTGATTTACTTTAA
- the cofG gene encoding 7,8-didemethyl-8-hydroxy-5-deazariboflavin synthase subunit CofG has translation MITKSEALDFLKSNSTNSILEKLGKINAENTSKYVTFSKNAFIPVCNWCRNVCGYCTFRNENFKLLKMDEMKEILTKADTFGCREALFTFGENVDENEKVKEELKKMGYSGILEYLYEISAWCLENTNLLPHTNCGILSYDELKYLREVNASMGLMLENSSARLCGTIAHEKSPGKDPNLRIEMIENAGKLKIPFTTGILIGIGETLEERIDSIFEIKRIYEKYGHIQEVIVQNFRSKPQIPMENYREPSPIEMFKMIILSKLILDDISIQVPPNLNRETGQLFLMAGIDDWGGVSPLTKDFVNPEAPWPDIEELNSFSKELGYTLKERLPVYEKYITKEWIDKKILEKINK, from the coding sequence ATGATAACAAAAAGTGAAGCACTTGATTTTTTAAAATCTAATTCAACAAATTCCATTTTGGAAAAATTAGGGAAAATAAATGCAGAAAATACATCAAAATATGTCACTTTTTCAAAGAATGCATTTATTCCAGTCTGCAACTGGTGCAGGAACGTCTGCGGATACTGTACCTTTAGAAACGAAAACTTCAAATTGTTAAAAATGGATGAAATGAAAGAAATTTTAACTAAAGCAGATACTTTCGGATGCAGGGAAGCACTTTTTACTTTTGGAGAAAATGTTGACGAAAATGAAAAAGTAAAAGAAGAATTGAAAAAAATGGGATATTCTGGAATTTTAGAATATCTTTATGAAATAAGTGCGTGGTGCCTTGAAAACACGAATCTTTTACCGCACACTAACTGCGGTATTTTATCTTATGATGAACTCAAATACTTAAGGGAAGTAAACGCTTCAATGGGTTTGATGCTTGAAAATTCAAGTGCGAGATTATGCGGGACTATTGCACATGAAAAGAGTCCTGGAAAAGATCCCAATTTAAGAATTGAAATGATCGAAAATGCTGGAAAATTAAAAATTCCATTTACTACGGGAATATTAATTGGGATTGGAGAAACGCTTGAAGAACGTATTGATTCCATATTTGAGATTAAACGAATTTATGAAAAGTACGGGCACATTCAGGAAGTAATCGTTCAAAATTTTAGATCAAAACCACAAATTCCAATGGAAAATTACAGAGAACCAAGTCCAATTGAAATGTTTAAAATGATAATTCTTTCAAAATTAATTTTAGATGATATTTCAATTCAGGTTCCACCTAATTTAAATCGAGAAACAGGACAGTTATTTTTAATGGCTGGAATCGATGATTGGGGGGGAGTTTCACCATTAACTAAAGACTTTGTAAACCCCGAAGCCCCATGGCCAGATATTGAAGAATTAAACAGCTTTTCAAAAGAACTTGGATATACTTTAAAAGAAAGGCTTCCAGTTTATGAAAAATATATTACAAAAGAATGGATTGATAAAAAAATTTTAGAAAAAATTAATAAATAA
- a CDS encoding S-layer protein — translation MAISIKKIVSIGLGGLMLGTTLSSSAFAVEQVGDVDSFVSDIVSGNNSNIDIIVGSNSVASDVVSAANIAAKIGSLSFLEQHDESASATLSVSASASSDDFDLLNDDAADDSINFTSNGNGLFIACADDDYADVLADITYDDSTGLDADNGAKSLGKLSTLSSVDDIDPSDWFNSDDDAYEFLFAKLNNDSGEWNINEEGLAYAVISFKDDASSFDDITTLCPGKRIPFMGEEWVIIGMSADKDSFALGKEVYDGVIKEGESYTLGNGYEVKILNIIQSLDDENECKVNAQLLKDGKVITEVFDNPRLNMCSNGIGVRINSAWQNIGSDYGYAELVIVNNMKCLSLGEEYIPDWETYGILKGNNTLEYTDDFKSFEYGQKKVGLALKYVGDDLEDIGSGDEITIANYGTFTLDDEDEDDKLSVFFEMNEEKEVSIVKNQKVNVLNAEIVADAIFAGDEESLTVNAPVVKLDTETSMESSENPLILVGGPFVNSITKELADTRLIAINDDSLATLSVVSETANGNDVLVVAGGDRIATTEAANALIAMI, via the coding sequence ATGGCAATTAGTATTAAAAAAATAGTTAGCATCGGTTTAGGTGGCTTGATGCTCGGCACGACATTATCTTCAAGCGCTTTTGCAGTAGAGCAAGTTGGGGATGTAGATTCTTTCGTTTCAGACATTGTTTCAGGGAATAATTCAAATATTGATATTATTGTTGGTTCAAATTCAGTAGCATCAGATGTTGTATCTGCTGCTAATATCGCGGCAAAAATTGGATCATTATCCTTTTTAGAACAGCATGATGAAAGCGCTTCTGCAACCTTATCAGTCAGTGCATCCGCAAGTTCTGATGATTTCGATCTACTAAATGATGATGCAGCAGATGATTCTATTAACTTCACATCAAATGGAAACGGGCTTTTCATTGCTTGTGCAGATGATGATTATGCAGATGTTTTAGCAGATATTACTTATGACGATTCAACAGGCCTTGATGCAGATAATGGTGCAAAGTCACTTGGTAAACTATCAACATTATCCTCAGTTGATGATATCGATCCATCAGACTGGTTTAATAGCGATGACGATGCTTATGAATTTTTATTTGCAAAGTTAAATAATGATAGTGGTGAATGGAATATAAATGAAGAAGGGCTAGCTTACGCAGTTATTTCATTTAAAGACGATGCTTCTTCTTTTGACGACATAACAACACTTTGTCCCGGAAAAAGAATTCCTTTTATGGGTGAAGAATGGGTTATTATTGGTATGAGTGCTGATAAAGATTCATTTGCTCTTGGAAAAGAAGTTTATGATGGAGTAATTAAAGAAGGTGAATCATATACTCTTGGCAACGGATATGAAGTTAAAATTTTAAATATCATACAAAGTTTAGATGATGAAAATGAATGTAAGGTAAATGCTCAGCTTTTAAAAGATGGCAAGGTTATAACAGAAGTATTTGATAACCCAAGATTAAACATGTGTTCAAATGGAATCGGGGTAAGGATTAACAGCGCTTGGCAAAATATCGGTTCTGATTATGGTTATGCGGAACTTGTAATCGTTAACAACATGAAGTGCTTATCCTTGGGGGAAGAATATATTCCAGATTGGGAAACATACGGGATTTTAAAAGGTAATAATACTTTAGAATATACTGATGATTTTAAAAGTTTTGAATATGGGCAGAAAAAAGTTGGACTTGCTTTGAAATATGTCGGAGATGATTTAGAAGATATTGGGTCTGGAGATGAGATAACCATTGCAAATTATGGAACATTTACCCTTGATGATGAAGATGAAGACGATAAATTAAGTGTATTTTTTGAAATGAACGAAGAAAAAGAAGTTAGCATAGTAAAAAACCAAAAAGTAAATGTACTAAATGCAGAAATTGTTGCAGATGCAATTTTCGCAGGAGATGAGGAATCCCTAACCGTAAATGCCCCAGTTGTTAAGTTGGATACTGAAACGTCAATGGAATCTTCAGAAAATCCATTAATATTGGTTGGAGGACCTTTTGTAAACTCCATAACTAAAGAATTAGCAGATACTAGATTAATTGCAATTAATGATGATTCCCTTGCAACTTTATCAGTAGTTTCTGAAACTGCAAATGGAAACGATGTTTTAGTTGTTGCTGGTGGCGATAGAATCGCTACAACAGAAGCAGCAAATGCCTTAATTGCAATGATTTAA
- a CDS encoding class I SAM-dependent methyltransferase, with amino-acid sequence MESKNFWDTFSKNYAKNVLNKKNRWVENNIEYLKNEFKIDKNTSILEIGPGPGTYTIPLAKEVNEITVVEQSTGMIDILKNRMKEEEIDNINIINKRWDDFKLDAGSNHDIVFSSYSLGVDDMESALKKMNNYAEKYCCILTFGTRQAWRPIYNKIGESILEHDPKRKEYGMTYILIYNILYQLGIYADVKISEKPFLQTFENLDEAAEHYLDRFRARGDIKLNNEQYSKIKEILSNELTKTGDSWKFEKNSKEALIWWKKEQNI; translated from the coding sequence ATGGAATCGAAAAATTTTTGGGATACCTTTTCAAAAAATTACGCTAAAAATGTATTAAATAAAAAAAATAGATGGGTCGAAAATAATATTGAATATCTTAAAAATGAGTTTAAAATCGATAAAAACACATCCATATTAGAAATTGGACCAGGACCTGGAACTTACACAATACCCCTTGCAAAGGAAGTTAATGAAATTACTGTTGTAGAACAGTCTACCGGAATGATTGATATTTTAAAAAATAGAATGAAAGAAGAAGAAATTGACAACATAAATATAATAAACAAAAGATGGGACGATTTTAAATTAGATGCAGGTAGTAATCACGATATTGTATTTTCATCGTACTCGCTCGGCGTAGATGATATGGAAAGTGCCCTTAAAAAAATGAATAATTATGCAGAAAAATACTGCTGTATCTTAACATTTGGGACTCGCCAAGCTTGGAGGCCAATATATAATAAAATTGGTGAATCCATTTTAGAACATGACCCCAAAAGAAAAGAATATGGAATGACATACATTTTAATTTATAACATATTATATCAGCTTGGAATATATGCTGATGTTAAAATAAGTGAAAAACCATTTTTACAAACATTTGAAAATCTGGACGAAGCTGCTGAACATTATTTGGATAGATTTAGAGCCCGTGGAGACATAAAATTAAATAATGAACAATATTCAAAAATAAAAGAAATATTGTCAAATGAATTAACTAAAACAGGCGATTCTTGGAAATTTGAAAAAAATTCAAAAGAAGCCCTGATTTGGTGGAAAAAAGAACAAAATATTTGA
- a CDS encoding tetratricopeptide repeat protein yields the protein MADYNNAVVFYDTSGIEYSKQIKKTLERGFERECFLINLDNRENTLSRLNLAMKTSKYVIFLFSSMYSNENMLDEAKTAYNSDKYIISLKLDDPELKKQISIHQPEFEDNYSLSKKVNDEVEKLKKMEKKGTDFVESQISFNMGNIYFNFGKYAEAIRCYKKAVKIIPDFVDALHNFNSLSNMNLFDMGEETKKPVLYKDVKIDELVPDIFSKTVQEESEEPQKYSELEPEELEDLILEGEIGENFEETESEDEVTEKIDDKLPEIDESEDNSETQPEDELNENFEEDIKEDIKCETFEVTDPEEKNEISDENLEVSIVEPEFEEESIFELEKETEQPEIEENLESVFEVPEELVEDVEILDAIEEDIENELENSEGLIEEKLETLDELLDKSELESELVEEYTYEIDNKEFLEILSFANTLYESGDFEAAKTEYKKAIALNPGHSEAHNHYGCLLEYLEKYGEAEIEFKKAIALDGSNSKAHNNLATFLAKSEKYDEAEEHYKKAIEIDPDYWAAIYNLAAMYAALKRYDEAVAQVKSMVKIFRSDGNIKEVLELKKLIKHLKKLKIQKS from the coding sequence ATGGCAGATTACAACAACGCAGTAGTTTTCTATGATACAAGCGGGATTGAATATTCAAAACAGATTAAAAAAACGCTTGAAAGAGGGTTTGAAAGGGAGTGTTTTTTAATAAATTTAGATAATCGTGAAAACACACTTTCAAGGCTCAATTTAGCAATGAAAACGAGTAAGTATGTTATATTTTTGTTTAGTTCAATGTATTCTAACGAAAACATGTTAGATGAAGCGAAAACTGCATACAATTCGGACAAATATATAATTTCTTTAAAATTAGACGACCCTGAATTAAAAAAGCAAATTTCAATCCACCAGCCTGAATTTGAAGATAACTACAGCCTTTCAAAAAAAGTGAACGACGAAGTCGAAAAACTTAAAAAAATGGAAAAAAAGGGAACTGATTTTGTAGAATCACAAATTTCATTTAATATGGGAAACATATACTTTAATTTCGGAAAATACGCCGAAGCAATAAGATGTTACAAAAAAGCAGTGAAAATAATACCTGATTTTGTAGATGCACTGCATAACTTTAATTCGCTTTCAAACATGAATTTGTTTGATATGGGTGAAGAAACCAAAAAACCTGTGTTGTACAAAGATGTAAAGATCGATGAACTGGTACCAGATATTTTTTCAAAAACTGTTCAAGAAGAATCAGAAGAACCCCAAAAATATTCCGAACTTGAACCTGAAGAGCTTGAAGACCTCATCTTGGAAGGTGAAATTGGGGAAAATTTTGAAGAAACAGAAAGTGAAGATGAAGTAACTGAAAAAATAGATGATAAACTGCCTGAAATTGATGAATCAGAGGATAACTCAGAAACACAGCCTGAAGACGAATTAAACGAAAATTTTGAAGAAGATATTAAAGAAGATATCAAATGTGAAACTTTCGAAGTAACGGATCCTGAAGAAAAAAATGAAATTAGTGACGAAAATTTAGAAGTTTCTATTGTAGAACCTGAATTTGAAGAAGAAAGCATTTTCGAACTCGAAAAAGAAACTGAACAGCCAGAAATCGAGGAAAACTTGGAATCAGTTTTTGAAGTACCTGAAGAATTAGTTGAAGATGTTGAAATTTTAGATGCTATTGAAGAAGATATTGAAAATGAGTTAGAAAATTCAGAAGGATTAATTGAAGAAAAATTAGAAACCCTTGATGAATTACTTGATAAATCGGAATTAGAAAGTGAATTAGTTGAAGAATACACTTACGAGATAGACAATAAAGAATTTCTTGAAATATTAAGTTTTGCAAATACACTCTATGAATCTGGTGATTTTGAGGCTGCCAAAACAGAATATAAAAAAGCAATTGCCTTAAATCCGGGTCACTCAGAAGCACACAATCATTACGGGTGTCTTTTGGAATACCTTGAAAAATATGGTGAAGCAGAAATTGAATTTAAAAAAGCAATCGCTTTAGATGGTTCAAATTCAAAAGCCCATAATAATCTTGCAACTTTTTTAGCAAAATCTGAAAAATATGATGAAGCAGAAGAACACTACAAAAAAGCAATTGAAATTGATCCTGATTATTGGGCTGCAATATATAATTTAGCCGCAATGTATGCTGCATTAAAACGATATGATGAAGCAGTTGCTCAGGTTAAATCAATGGTTAAGATATTTAGGTCAGACGGGAATATCAAGGAAGTTTTAGAGTTAAAAAAACTTATAAAACATTTAAAAAAATTAAAAATTCAAAAAAGTTAA
- the hemC gene encoding hydroxymethylbilane synthase, which produces MKLRIGTRGSTLAMVQTEYIAGLLNDLGIETEIMIVKTTGDKDQNKKLADLGIGVFTKELDNKMLENEIDIAVHSLKDVPTLWSDELQITATPKRESPDDIIIWRKDCDFDIEHDELNVGTSSIRRTSFLQFTNPNLTPKLLRGNVATRINKLRNGEYDTIVMAKAGLIRQGIDLSEFNYKKLDILPAPAQGVIGVASRKSDMKINEILEKICDKKTYIEATAERWALKEYGGGCQAPFGAFAIYDTEEGILNLRCELVQEQGTIKRVKSNEGFIICTTDDVELSKELGARIGASFKEIETFTY; this is translated from the coding sequence TTGAAGTTAAGAATAGGAACAAGGGGAAGCACGCTTGCAATGGTCCAGACTGAATATATTGCAGGTCTTTTAAATGATTTAGGTATTGAAACTGAAATAATGATAGTTAAAACTACTGGCGACAAAGATCAGAACAAAAAACTTGCTGATCTTGGAATCGGTGTTTTTACAAAAGAACTCGATAATAAAATGCTTGAAAATGAAATTGATATTGCAGTCCACAGTTTAAAGGACGTTCCAACCCTCTGGAGTGATGAATTACAAATTACTGCAACACCTAAGCGAGAAAGTCCTGATGACATCATAATCTGGAGAAAAGACTGCGATTTTGATATTGAACATGATGAATTAAATGTAGGAACTTCAAGCATTAGAAGAACCTCATTTTTACAGTTCACCAACCCAAATCTCACTCCAAAACTACTCAGGGGTAATGTTGCAACAAGAATTAATAAATTAAGAAATGGAGAATACGATACTATTGTAATGGCAAAAGCGGGACTCATAAGGCAGGGCATTGATTTATCCGAATTTAATTACAAAAAGCTTGATATACTTCCTGCACCAGCTCAAGGAGTAATTGGTGTTGCTTCAAGAAAATCCGATATGAAAATAAACGAAATTTTAGAAAAGATATGTGATAAAAAGACATATATTGAAGCTACTGCTGAAAGATGGGCTTTAAAAGAATATGGTGGTGGATGTCAGGCACCTTTTGGAGCTTTTGCAATTTACGATACTGAAGAAGGAATTTTAAATTTAAGATGTGAACTTGTGCAAGAACAGGGCACAATAAAGCGAGTAAAATCAAACGAAGGATTTATCATATGCACTACTGATGATGTCGAACTTTCAAAGGAACTTGGTGCAAGAATCGGTGCATCATTTAAAGAAATCGAAACTTTTACGTATTAG
- a CDS encoding ABC transporter permease, whose product MRLTDVVSFAGRNITQKKTQSFLTIIGVVIGILAIVSLISLGFGVQNYITGEITTIGANVISILPSQNFGGPAVSKNFNDNDVSAVRNVRGVEEVVAAWFGSYGLEYRDQTHYGNVLVIEPSKFTHVYSKTWGYEPYKGRWIEDNDKYSCMIGYALATNSFDREIDIGDKITINDKKYKVIGILEETGNPRTEDSVILSKDVGEELFEINDEYNMMIVSVRSGEDVNKVSEDIEDELEDSRGDENFSVLTAEQLAESINSIFEVLTIFLVGVAGISLLVGAVGISNTMHMSILERRKDIGILKALGAENNTILSIFVVEAGFLGLFGGIIGTILGILIAKAIEYIAAISGYGLIRAWISWELIVGVLVFSFVVGILSGYFPARSGAKLNPVDTLRGE is encoded by the coding sequence ATGAGGCTAACTGACGTTGTAAGTTTTGCAGGGAGAAACATAACTCAAAAAAAGACGCAGAGTTTTTTAACTATAATCGGTGTTGTTATTGGTATTTTAGCAATAGTTAGTTTAATTTCTCTCGGGTTTGGGGTTCAAAATTACATAACCGGTGAAATTACAACGATAGGTGCAAACGTTATCTCAATTCTGCCTTCACAAAATTTTGGAGGCCCTGCTGTTTCTAAAAATTTTAATGACAACGACGTTAGCGCTGTAAGAAATGTTAGGGGCGTTGAAGAAGTTGTTGCCGCATGGTTTGGAAGTTATGGGCTTGAATATCGAGATCAAACTCATTACGGCAATGTTTTAGTAATCGAGCCTTCAAAATTTACTCACGTATACTCAAAAACATGGGGTTACGAACCCTACAAAGGTCGATGGATTGAGGATAATGATAAGTACTCGTGTATGATTGGATATGCACTTGCAACTAATTCATTTGATCGTGAAATTGATATTGGGGATAAAATAACCATAAATGATAAAAAATACAAAGTTATCGGGATACTCGAAGAAACGGGAAATCCGAGAACTGAAGATTCAGTTATTCTATCAAAAGACGTTGGTGAAGAACTTTTTGAAATCAATGACGAATACAACATGATGATTGTTTCAGTCCGATCTGGCGAAGATGTAAACAAAGTTTCAGAAGATATTGAAGACGAACTTGAAGATTCAAGAGGGGATGAAAATTTCTCGGTTTTAACTGCAGAACAGCTTGCAGAATCCATTAACAGCATATTTGAAGTTTTAACAATATTTTTAGTCGGTGTTGCAGGAATTTCTCTTCTTGTTGGGGCTGTTGGAATTTCAAACACAATGCACATGAGTATTTTAGAACGGAGAAAGGATATTGGAATTTTAAAAGCACTCGGTGCAGAAAACAATACAATTCTTTCAATATTTGTGGTTGAAGCTGGATTTTTAGGATTATTCGGCGGAATTATTGGAACGATACTTGGAATACTTATTGCAAAAGCTATCGAGTATATTGCAGCAATTTCAGGATATGGATTGATTAGAGCATGGATTTCATGGGAATTAATTGTCGGAGTTTTAGTATTTTCATTTGTAGTTGGAATATTAAGCGGCTACTTCCCTGCAAGAAGCGGTGCAAAATTAAACCCTGTTGATACTTTGAGAGGGGAATAA
- a CDS encoding D-2-hydroxyacid dehydrogenase, protein MKIVVLDGYAMNSGDLSWEDLKKLGELSIYDRTPESKVVERISDSEIVITNKVVIGKEVFEKCKNIKYVGVTATGYNVVDTNLAKELGVIVTNVPAYSTDSVAQLVFSFILEHSQNVSKYAKSVKSGDWVNSKDFSYQKFPIIELAGKNLGIIGFGAIGKKVAEIGNAFGMNVLVNTRNVSKTKLDVNFVSKEEIFKNSDFLTLHCPLNDETDKIANEKTLNLMKNSAILINTGRGGLINEKDLADALNLGKIAGAGLDVLSTEPPKKDNPLLNAKNTYITPHVAWASYEARKRLMAVTINNVKSFIDGNPINVVNK, encoded by the coding sequence ATGAAAATAGTTGTACTTGATGGATACGCCATGAATTCGGGAGATTTATCGTGGGAAGATCTAAAAAAACTCGGTGAACTTTCCATTTATGATAGAACTCCTGAATCAAAAGTAGTTGAAAGGATTTCAGATTCAGAAATTGTAATTACGAATAAAGTGGTAATTGGAAAAGAAGTTTTTGAAAAATGTAAAAACATAAAATATGTTGGAGTTACTGCAACAGGCTATAATGTCGTAGATACTAATTTGGCCAAAGAACTCGGGGTAATTGTAACAAATGTTCCAGCATATTCAACCGACTCAGTGGCTCAACTTGTATTTTCATTTATCCTTGAACACAGCCAGAATGTGTCTAAATATGCAAAAAGCGTAAAATCTGGAGATTGGGTAAATTCAAAAGATTTTTCATATCAAAAATTCCCAATTATTGAACTTGCAGGTAAAAATCTTGGAATAATTGGATTTGGAGCAATTGGAAAAAAAGTTGCAGAAATTGGAAATGCTTTTGGAATGAATGTGCTTGTAAACACGAGAAATGTTTCAAAAACAAAGCTGGATGTTAATTTTGTATCCAAAGAAGAAATTTTTAAAAATTCTGACTTTTTAACACTGCACTGTCCATTAAATGACGAAACAGATAAAATTGCAAATGAAAAAACATTAAATTTAATGAAAAATTCTGCAATTTTAATAAATACTGGAAGAGGCGGGCTTATCAATGAAAAAGATCTTGCAGATGCATTAAATTTGGGAAAAATTGCAGGAGCAGGGCTCGATGTTCTTTCAACAGAACCTCCAAAAAAAGATAATCCACTACTTAACGCTAAAAATACATATATAACACCGCACGTTGCATGGGCATCCTATGAAGCGAGAAAAAGACTAATGGCTGTAACGATAAATAACGTGAAGTCTTTTATCGATGGAAATCCTATAAATGTTGTAAATAAATAA
- a CDS encoding nucleoside deaminase, whose protein sequence is MTDFMDEAIKEANLGLKEGGIPIGAVLVYENKIIGRGHNRRVQNNSSILHAEMDALENAGRLTSNIYKNCELYTTLSPCIMCSGAVLLYKIKKVVIGENKTFLGAEDLLMNNGVAVEVLNDERCVKMMEEFIGNNPKLWNEDIGE, encoded by the coding sequence TTGACTGATTTTATGGATGAAGCAATAAAAGAAGCTAACTTAGGACTTAAAGAAGGCGGAATTCCGATCGGCGCAGTTTTAGTTTATGAAAATAAGATTATCGGTCGAGGGCATAACAGGAGAGTTCAAAATAACAGTTCGATTTTGCATGCGGAAATGGATGCGCTTGAAAATGCAGGAAGGTTAACGTCAAACATTTATAAAAATTGCGAACTTTACACAACCCTTTCTCCATGCATCATGTGCAGTGGTGCAGTTTTACTTTATAAAATTAAGAAAGTGGTAATTGGGGAAAATAAAACTTTTTTGGGTGCAGAAGATCTTTTAATGAATAATGGGGTTGCTGTCGAAGTTTTAAATGATGAAAGATGCGTAAAAATGATGGAAGAATTTATAGGAAATAATCCAAAATTATGGAATGAAGATATTGGAGAATAA